One Edaphobacter flagellatus genomic region harbors:
- a CDS encoding M56 family metallopeptidase: MSVLGLVHAREVVALGWTLLHFCWQGVAIALLYALVDRCLAHTTTVVRYGVAMMMLGLMPVVAIATFMEQERLVIHITPGEQPMVASQVGSLHVVVAKEVPFAAPVMANGELWIASHADRFLPWIDGLWLAGVCLLALRAVGGWWRLKLLQRDAAVAIPSAVQMSFEKVSGALRLTYPVILRVSTEVISPMVMGVWRASVILPMSVATSLPAEQLEAVLAHELAHIRRWDYLCNLLQTAIECLFFFHPAVWWISKRTRELREVCCDEIAARSCADPGIYAEALLQMEEQRAERMQLAMALHGEEGTLLHRIRRVMGEKGMEQRSMSGVRIAVAGFVVAGLVAAPHVAQGLKAHTENTGITAGKRVVFPEQEKTTPNQSVSVPRVSVKRSAGYELLPQAAPVRAVASAPSALPVSIALAVPTPSSSPVEPTPSPEAGQDTTRSGSGLDYLKKMQEAGYPLDLNKDLNTIISLRSLGVTPEYAKAMAQAGFGIPTLPELIALKSVGVTPEYIAGLKSSNAAPSSFQEAISEKSVGVTPEYAKAMADLGIGTPTRQDLISLKSVGVTPGYATQLKAGGLAPTDLHELVTFRAVGITPEYAKAMASAGFSGLSAHELVSLKAQGLTPENAHWLKATFPNADLHAVKQAAVFHIDEEFVGKAKSYGFNSTDLDKLIKLKMTGLLN; encoded by the coding sequence ATGAGTGTCCTCGGCTTGGTGCATGCAAGAGAAGTAGTTGCGTTGGGATGGACGCTCCTGCACTTTTGCTGGCAGGGCGTGGCGATTGCACTGCTATATGCGCTGGTTGACCGTTGCCTTGCTCATACGACAACCGTGGTGCGTTATGGCGTGGCGATGATGATGTTGGGGCTGATGCCTGTTGTAGCGATTGCCACGTTTATGGAGCAGGAGCGACTGGTAATTCATATCACTCCAGGTGAGCAGCCGATGGTGGCGTCGCAGGTGGGAAGCCTGCATGTAGTTGTAGCGAAAGAGGTACCATTCGCTGCTCCGGTTATGGCAAACGGTGAGCTTTGGATTGCGAGTCATGCAGACCGGTTTTTGCCTTGGATCGATGGGTTATGGCTGGCAGGAGTTTGTTTGCTTGCGCTGCGAGCTGTTGGGGGGTGGTGGCGACTGAAATTGTTGCAACGCGATGCCGCAGTAGCCATTCCATCTGCAGTGCAAATGAGTTTTGAGAAAGTAAGTGGAGCGCTCCGGCTGACATATCCGGTGATATTGCGCGTATCGACTGAAGTGATCTCGCCAATGGTCATGGGGGTTTGGCGAGCATCTGTGATTCTGCCAATGAGCGTGGCTACATCGCTCCCAGCTGAGCAGCTGGAAGCTGTATTGGCACACGAGTTGGCGCACATACGCCGGTGGGATTACCTCTGCAATCTTCTGCAGACCGCGATTGAATGTCTCTTTTTCTTCCACCCCGCTGTGTGGTGGATCAGTAAACGTACGAGAGAGCTACGCGAAGTATGTTGTGACGAGATTGCAGCTCGCAGCTGTGCGGATCCGGGGATTTATGCTGAAGCGCTGTTGCAGATGGAAGAGCAGCGCGCAGAGCGCATGCAATTAGCGATGGCTTTGCATGGGGAAGAGGGAACACTGTTACATCGAATTCGACGAGTGATGGGAGAGAAGGGTATGGAGCAGAGGTCGATGAGTGGAGTACGGATTGCGGTAGCAGGATTCGTCGTGGCGGGGCTTGTCGCAGCACCGCATGTTGCACAGGGGCTGAAGGCGCACACAGAGAATACTGGCATCACAGCAGGAAAGAGAGTTGTTTTTCCTGAGCAGGAGAAAACTACTCCAAATCAGTCCGTGTCGGTGCCGCGCGTCTCTGTAAAAAGGAGTGCAGGATACGAACTGTTGCCTCAAGCAGCTCCAGTACGAGCAGTCGCTTCGGCGCCGTCCGCTTTACCCGTTTCTATAGCCTTAGCAGTCCCCACGCCATCTTCCTCTCCAGTTGAGCCGACGCCATCACCTGAAGCGGGGCAAGATACAACGAGGAGCGGTAGCGGGCTGGACTATTTGAAAAAGATGCAGGAAGCGGGGTATCCACTCGACCTCAATAAAGACTTGAACACGATCATCTCACTCCGCTCGTTGGGTGTGACGCCTGAGTATGCCAAGGCGATGGCTCAGGCAGGGTTCGGTATCCCAACACTGCCTGAGCTGATCGCCCTAAAATCTGTTGGGGTGACGCCAGAATATATTGCCGGGCTAAAAAGTTCCAACGCAGCCCCGTCCAGTTTCCAAGAAGCTATCTCTGAGAAGTCCGTTGGTGTGACTCCTGAGTATGCGAAGGCGATGGCCGACCTTGGGATTGGAACCCCGACGCGGCAGGATCTTATCAGCCTAAAGTCAGTAGGGGTCACGCCGGGGTATGCAACTCAATTGAAGGCAGGCGGATTAGCTCCCACCGATCTACATGAGCTGGTTACTTTTCGAGCTGTCGGGATCACACCTGAATATGCTAAAGCGATGGCTTCAGCAGGGTTTTCGGGGCTTTCTGCGCACGAACTGGTTTCTCTAAAAGCTCAAGGCCTTACGCCGGAGAATGCTCACTGGCTTAAGGCGACTTTTCCGAATGCCGATCTCCATGCCGTGAAACAAGCCGCAGTCTTTCATATCGATGAAGAGTTTGTCGGCAAGGCAAAGTCGTATGGCTTCAATAGCACAGACCTGGACAAATTGATCAAGCTGAAGATGACGGGTCTTCTGAACTAA
- a CDS encoding BlaI/MecI/CopY family transcriptional regulator, with translation MTKKKETTRPTEGELEILAFLWERGSATVREVYEAISASRPMVYTGILKLMQIMTDKGLVIRDESARAHVYRANVAKEETERRFVRELSQRLFSGSAAQLALRALEIEPASEEQLVEIRKLLARKKQEANR, from the coding sequence ATGACAAAGAAAAAAGAGACCACCAGGCCGACAGAAGGAGAACTAGAGATTCTCGCGTTTTTGTGGGAACGAGGATCAGCTACAGTTCGCGAAGTCTATGAAGCGATCAGCGCATCGCGTCCGATGGTGTATACGGGCATCTTGAAGCTGATGCAGATTATGACGGATAAAGGCTTAGTCATTCGTGACGAGAGCGCACGAGCGCATGTCTATCGAGCAAATGTGGCAAAGGAAGAAACGGAGCGTCGCTTTGTGAGGGAGTTAAGTCAACGATTGTTCTCCGGTAGTGCGGCTCAGTTGGCGTTACGAGCGTTAGAGATAGAACCTGCAAGCGAAGAACAACTGGTGGAGATACGTAAGTTACTGGCGCGGAAAAAGCAGGAGGCTAATAGATGA